Sequence from the Panicum virgatum strain AP13 chromosome 5N, P.virgatum_v5, whole genome shotgun sequence genome:
cggccgccggccgccggctggCGACCCTCGAGCTCCTAGTTTCTCTTCTTTACCTTTCCTCCTCTTCATGCCCAGCGATGCGCGACAGCGATGAAAAGGCGGCAGCCACCGTGGTGGCCAGAGGAGgaatggcggcgccgccgcgggccccctcgccggcgagtGCGTCCATCGGAgggtgagcgcgccgccgtcgagtggCTCCGCGTCGGTGCCCTGTCCCGCACGCGAACGGCAAGGAGATCCCTCGAGCACGGCGGTTCGTGTCCTTACCCGCGCGACCGGCGGTAATGCGCCGGCAAGCCGGCGCCTCTAGAGGCTGTCCCGTATAGCAACGGTCGGACGTAGCCCTGCGGAGAGACCCTGGTAAGTCTGCGCCGCCTCTGTTCCTTAGCTAGGGTTAGGGTCTACCGAGTTCAATTCGAATCGAAtccattctttcttcttttctgttCTTCCGATTCGAGAACAGTTTGTTCTTTTTTGGcgattagggttagggtttgtcgAACCGAGACCCTTCTTTTCTCTGACTCTTTCGATCCGAGTTCGGATCCATCCCCAAATTGATCCACTTCACTAgatcggctctggtaccaatGTTAGACTTCTTTGGGATCTCTAGGAGTAGATTGGGTGGGTAGTTACTTTAACTGAGGGAAGACCTTGCTGGTGGCCGCTGCAGTCGCCTTCGCGGGTTCGTTAGTGGAGCTCTGCGCACGGGCAGCGACGGTTGATGCAGCGGGTTGCCGGAGTCGTAGGGGACTACGGTGGCGCagtgcaggggcggcggcggcagcttggTGGTGCTTCCCGTCGTTTCAGTGCCCTCTCTAGATCGGATTAGGGTTAGGCCGGTGGGAACAGTGACGGCGGTGAACCTCGTCCATCGTGCCATTAGTTCCCCACCTCTTATTTATTGCACTGCACGATGGGAGCCCACCAGCCTTGCATTGGGCTGGGCGCTCCCGATCAGAGCGCGAGTCAAAGGTCCAATTGGCCGTTGAGCCAACTGGTGGGGATCAACCCAACAGAAGCTTCGTCCTCCCGCATGCGGCCTCCTCGGTCGGCCTGCTTTAATTTGCATTGGCTTGTTAATTGTTCGGAGAGGAGGGACAAGGATTTTTAGTTCTCGGGTACCATGGGAGGGGGTATCCTAGCCCTCTATAAGGTCATCGAGATATGTGACAAATCAAAATGGTGTTTTaaaacaaatatattacatggaTTCAAAAAAAGGTCATTATGTCCAATACCTATGAAATACGATGTGTCAGGTACTTATAGTTTTGTGAGATGGATTCTGTACCGTGATCTATTGCTCTGTTCGGTCGGAACACGATTTCAAAATTCAAAGTACAAGGGCGGTTTAATATATTTGTTTGGTCCGCTTCGTTCCTAACATTCCCTCATCCCACTCGCAGCTCCTCCAGTTGGATAGTGCGCGACGGCGATTGCGGAAGAGGATGTCCACGGGGGGTCTGGCCAACGGCGATGGTTCGTATTGGAGTGAAGCAGCCGGCGCCAAGTACTCGAAGTGGGCACCACGGATTGCTCGAGATTCATCAGGTTCGCCCTCTCCCTGCATTGCTTCATCTGGGAATCTGCCTCATTTAGGCATCGAAGCGGAACCCCATGCGACCTCTTCCGTGGAGAAAAGCTCAAGTTCGGCAGCAAATTTTTGGTCTCAGGGGTACGTTTAACTTTGCCGTAGGAAGGATTATTCCATTTGTACTTGATTAGGCCTTGTTTATACCGATTCATTCCAGGATATGCTTTATGGATTGTTCGACCTTCATGGGTATCCTCAATTTCAGTTGTCTAGTGGAAAACGAACTGGAATGGGTCGAGTCTATGCTAAAGGAGGATAGTACTAGAACAACCTTGTTAATGGGATCTGGTGCAATTGATTTGAATGTGTCTTGTGGAAGGTATTGTTTTTGTAAATATCGTATATACTTTTCCTCAGAACAGCAGCAACTTTTCCCCTGGTTATTTATTAACTATCATATACATGGCGTTGCAGTGAGCAAGGTGGTGTATCAGATGGATTGGATTTGCAAGGTCATATATCCAACAGTAAAGTGGTACCGTCAACTACTGAGTAAGGGATTctattgtaatttttttcttacttAGTATTTAGTAGGGATAATGTCAGCATGCGTATGTTTATATTTATATAACAGTGATTTTTTAGCACATTGTGTAGTTGTTTTTAAAGTACGAACAAATCATATTTGTGTGGTCTAGAGGGGCTGCAGCAGGAATGAAGGTGTAGAGGGGCTGGTAGTCTGAGGACAATATGTATATAGAGTTTGTTTAATTTTTTAAGAAACTGTAATTTGGTGAACTTGGCCACGGTATATTATGATTGGTCCTGACCGCAATAAAAGTTACCATCAGTATAATGAGAATTTGAAACAATGTTTGGCCTAAATTGGTTTAATTGTTATTTGTAGGGGAAGGGGGATATGGATGCCTATGGAGATTTGCTCAACAACAAAAAAGAGTTGCAGGTACACCATTACATATGAAAACTTTGGGTTCCTGACTTGGTTTGCATTGATGTTCATTCGTATTTTTAAAACAAAAAGGTTAACCGATGGCCGTTCGAGGCAGTCGACTAGTGCTGCAGCCTCCAAAATGCTGGATCTTAATACAGAGTATGCGAAATCTGGGTTCACAACATATTGCAATGAAAATGAAACTGAAGTTCAGGGTACACGAGATATAGTACATACTGATGGATACAGCTCAGCCCATAATGCTATTACTTCAGTACAGAGGTATATTATCATTTTGTGTTTTTACCCTGTCCTCCAGTTGTGTGTAAGTTTATGTCAACAATGAAACAGTGAATTGTGAAGTATTGAATATGTAATTAATTCTGGATGTTTTATTCTATTTTGGACCTCTGATCTTCCAGTTCGAATTGCCAGCTAGAATATGTTGGGATTGACATAGACTTGAATGTTGAACAAGCATACAATGATTTGCCACATATTGAGAGTGGGACTACAATATGTTTGGATGCAACTAAATTAGCACATGGAGGATCCCTGGTTGTCAGTGGTACTCAAAATGTGGGGTGGAAACGTAGGTATGTCAGAAGTGATGCTTTCTTACAAGTTTTTTCCCGATAGTTTGACTCATTGGCTGTGTGATAATTTGTTGTTGAAGGAACACCACATTTGAGGGGCCAGACTATAGGGATCCCTTACCTGGGAAGCCTAGTGCGTTGCAGCAAGCGTTGATGAAGTTTGCAGATCGGACAAGTGATTACATCATTAATCCAGCAGTTGGTACTGAGTTTGATAACTGCGAGGAGGCTTTTGAATACTACAATTTATATTCATGGGAATGTGGTTTTGGAATCCGCTGGGGCAAGAAGCGATGGTcggagaggaaaaggaaaaggcaaAGTCCAGAAACAAAACCATACCAGCTAGCTCAGGATTTTTACTGCAGCTGTCGGGTAAGTGTTTCCACTATTATCCCACTGTTAGTCATTGGTGCAATGTGTAGGCTGAAATGCATACTCCACCAGGAACTATTTAGCATTACAGATATTTTCTATTTGGTGCAGGGGCACCCTGAAGCAAATGTGAAGACAAGTTCAGCAAAAACAAATTGTCGCGCAATGTTGCGGCTTCATCGAACATCGGATCATGGCTGGATTGTAGTGGAACATGTAGCTGATCATAATCATCCTCTCTCCCAATGTTATGGAGAGAAAAAACAGTGGCCATCTCATCATCATCTAGATAAATTCTCAAAAGACTTGGTACGTATGCTTCGAGAGAACAACATAGGTATTACCAAGTTGTACAGTATTCTAGGGACATTTTTTGGAAGTATGCAGAATGTACCAGCCACTAAGAGATGTCTTAAGACAGTTTGTCACAAGATTAATCGAGAACAAGCAGATGATGACATAAAGAAGACTTTGGACCTTGTACGTGAACTTCGGGAATCAGATCCAGGTTTCATGTTCAGTGTGGACACAGATGAGGATGGAAGGATTAAGACTTTGTTATGGACAAACAGCAGGAGCAGGATGCAATATGAGCATTTTGGAGATGTTGTAAGCTTTGACACTACTTTCAAGACAAATTTGTATGATATGCCATTTGGGTTATTTGTGGGAGTCAACAATCATTTCCAAACAGTCTTGCTTGGAGGGGTTCTTACCACAGATGAGAAAGTTGACACTttcaagtgggtgttcaaagAGTTTGCATCATTAATGGGTGGCCACACTCCTAAGGTTATACTCACAGGTAGTTAGTGTTCAAATCATTTTTCTAAAAGAACAATCTACTGATTTAacatttggttatgaccttttgTTGAAACTAACATTCATTTTCAACAGATCAATGCAGAGCAATGGAAGTGGCAATTGCAGAAGAATGGCCGGACACAGTGCATCGTTGGTGCAAATGGCATGTCTTGAAGAGAGTTAAAGAGTGCGTAGGAACAAAGTATACTAGCAACAAGGAATTCAGGGACAAATTCCATTTGATGTTGAATGAAATGTTGACCATAGAAGAGTTTGAATCGAGCTGGGCTCAGCTACTCAAGGATTATGGGCTAACAAATAATGCTTTCTTGAACCAGATATATGCAACAAGGCACAAATGGGTAAAGAGTTACTTCAAGGGTGTGTTTTGTGCTCGAATGACTAGTACTCAGAGAAGCGAGAGCGCTAATATGATGCTAAAGAATATAGTTGCTCCTAATTGTCCTTTGCATCAGTTCATACAGCAGTACATGAAGATGCAATATATTAGAGATGAGGATGAGAACTATGAGGAAAGGCGTAACAAGCTGGTATGAGAATTCATTTAATTGTGCTAGTTACATTTATGCAGAGTGAAATATGAGCTGTTGTATTATTTGTTTATTGGTTGATCTTTTTTATTCGATCACATAAATTGTTTGGTGCTTGCAGAATTCCAAGAAAGTTTGCACCGGAGGTCCTCTCGTACTACATGCTCATAACATTTACACGCTGAAAGTATTTGGTTTGTTCTCACAACTAAAGGAAGAGTCTGAGTTCTACAGAGCAATGGAGGTTATTCCAGGAGAGGAGTATATAGCAGAGCACTATGATCTTAGTCGTGTCCAGCGTTGGTGCAAAGGGCGGTACAAAGTTCAGGTGACAGATGGTGCCCAAAATTACAAGTGTGAATGTGGGCTATTCGAGCACTTTGGCTTACCATGTAGCCATATCTTAAGGGTGAATCTTcttgtttaatttatttttgagATGTCTGTTACTAAGCTATTTGCTGGTTTGAAGCTAACATTTCATCCAAATCCTAGGTCCTGATTACTAATGGCATGCAGAAAATCCCAGACTCGTTGATCATGCAGTGATGGAGCAAGTCAGCAAGACATATTGTTCCACAAGAGCTGTCACAGTACAAGAAAGACAATCCTGCATTGCTGTCTCAGACATACAGGCATTCGTCATTAATGCTGAAAGCTCTACGTTTTGTAGAAATGGGGGACAGCAATGCACAGAGCCACACCATGGCTATGAAATTGTTAGATGATGGTATAGAGGCATTAAAAGAAATATCGAAAGTGAAAGATGGTCTAGGTTTATCTCATGACCATGTTTCTAGTGAGCAAGGAGTTGCCGAGGACCCGGGAGTTGATAATTTTCCCCAGCGAGTACCAAAGAAGAAATGCGAAAGGGGGCGGCCAACCAACAAGAGGCAAAAAGCTGGTCACGAGAAACTGTCAAAGCGTCCACGCTTCTGCAGCCTCTGCCGCAGTGACAAGCACACACTCAAAACTTGCCCACAGCGTGATCCAAGAACCAAGAAGCCTAGGCAGGCAGCTACTTGTAGCGGCTGCGGAGTCATGGGCCACTCTGTCGATCGATGCATTGGCAATCATAAGCAACTGGTACCCACTGAGATTATGTTCATGTAGTGGCAATCGTAAGCAAGGGTCAACATGTTTTACTTCTTATACATGTGTTGTTGTTTAATGATGTATTTGCCCAGACTTGGAATGGCTATTTTGTTCCAGCACGAAATGAATATAGGATGCCTTGTAAATGCAAATGGAAATCCTGTATGTAAATATTTTCCTAAGCATAGTTATGCAAAAATAAGTAGCCCCCCTGATGTATATATATACTCAATGCGCTGTGCTTTGGGCACCAGCAACTTCAATGGAGTGTAAATTTTAAGATACAACTTCATGACCTAAAAAGGTTAGTATCATCAATTTAAAGTTAATTGCAATGCATAGCACGATGCAAAAAAAGGGAAAACGTTAGAAGGGAACTAGTTACGCGACGGCAAAGAGGAAAAATTTAAATTGGCCAAACGTTTGGGATGTAAGACTGAGCAGTGATCCCATTTAAAGGTCACCTTCTCGCGTGGAGGGCAGCTACTGCCCACTTTGCCGCGGgctaattcaaaatttgaaacaCACCCCCCTTAAGCGGTAAACCCTTGTATATAGAGACCAATTGGGTATAGAGGTACTAGTATGTTCTAGAGTTTAAGAGCCGCGTCATGCGTTGGTGTATTTGGGCAATAAACAATTATGTCGTCCATGGATTCTGGAAGCTTGGTGTCCCAGGTAAATCCTGAGTTTCGTTCTTTGGTTCAAAATTGATGTTGTTCGAAGCGTGCGATTAACAATTTTCTTCCTGTCTGAAAGGGTTCCGATGTTCAAGTAGGAGTCGGTAACAAGGGCGACCCAGTTCACGAATATGTGGTGCAGGAGGTCAGGCCTACGAGCACAGCCTCTGGTGTTCTTAGTTACTCTGATATGGTAAGAGCTCCGTTTGATATTCAACTATGTATAAAAATAATAGGAAATGACCAAAATTTTCCCTCTTTTTGGTGCACAGGGATCGGTTTTGGGTCAAATTGGTTGTGCGATCGGTACAGGGCTTGCGGTGCCTTGTGACATGCCCCAGGTTACAACCTTGTACTGCTTCTCTGTTGCTTTGGGTTTCAAGGATTTTGCCAAACAGTTTGTATCAAACAGGTCCACGGAAAAGGGATTGGTGATGGCATGGAGAAAACTGCAGAAACAGATGATCAGGAAAGTGGAAGTAGCAATGTTTCGTTGCTACCAGAGATGTCCGATGCAGAGTCGGCAGCGTTCACTGTAAAGGGACATGAGCAAGATGCcacagaggaagaagatgacgcCAGCTCCGCCAAAGCTAAGAGGGCCAGATTGAACTAGATGAGCGTCGGCGGCATTTTGCTGAATAGTTTTTGTGCATGCCTGTACTTTTTAGTGCTGATCTTAAAAAATCTTGGTTACCACCTAATTAGATCTATGCACATGTAGCCATTTTGTATTCAACAGAGCTTGTTGAATGGACAGGATGTGTAATGTTAATCTGTTCATGATGAATGATGAATGGTTGGTGGTGCATTAGATAAATTccattattttttaattaccGCTAGTAAAACGAGTGGTTCCGGTAAATCAGGAGATAGCCGCCTGGTAATAAATGTTACAAAAAACGTCATACCACCATATAACAAGAGGGGGTGGAGTTACTGTTAGAAATAGGTCAACTGGTACCTGGGAGTTCAAAGGACAGGCACAGTTGCTCGATAGAAAGGGGGAGGGGAAAAGGGGCGACACCTCAGGAACCCAGGCGAACAGCACTGGCGGAGCAAAATCGATGAAAACTAGGTATGTATACATCCGTATAAACTCAATCGGTGCTACAATCCTCTCTAAATGTGTTAAAAAAACAGATCTAACATCGTGGATCGGTGAGGAAAGTAGCTTATAGATCTGCTTTCTGTGGTAGGATGGTTCAAGGTAGAGCGAAACAAGTCGAGGGGAGGGCTGGTGGAGAGGCCACAACAGCGAAAGATCGATACACTGAAGCTGCAAATCATAGGGCAGTCACGAGGAGTGTGACTAAGAAGCGGTCAACAAGAGCGGTACCACCATCGGGTACAGAGGATCCCGGGAACCACTCTGGCGGCATCAAGCGAGTGCAAGAAGAAATGAGCAGGAGGAAGCGTGTAGAACGGCTGAAAATGAAAGGAAGAGAAGGTGATAGCGAAGCAGAAGAAATCGACTTTTGCCCAGATAAGTTCCATGGCAGTTTTTCCTCCAGTGTAGTTCAGGAAATAGTAAGCACATTTGGGGCCAGAAAAATAAGCCTATTGAATAGAATCGGTTTCAATGGGTTGATTCATCTGAAACCAGGATTAACTCATAGCCGCCATTTAGTGTTCTGGTTGTATAAGAAACTAGATGCTAGCCAAATGGTCATTAACATGCCTGATGGTTCAAAAATTCAGTTGGATCTAGAATCAGTACAAAGAGTGTTGGGGATTAGGTGTACTGGAAGCAATGTGGTGAGTAACCATGGCAAAGTCGCGGAGT
This genomic interval carries:
- the LOC120671850 gene encoding protein FAR1-RELATED SEQUENCE 11-like; this translates as MSTGGLANGDGSYWSEAAGAKYSKWAPRIARDSSGSPSPCIASSGNLPHLGIEAEPHATSSVEKSSSSAANFWSQGCLVENELEWVESMLKEDSTRTTLLMGSGAIDLNVSCGSEQGGVSDGLDLQGHISNSKVVPSTTEGRGIWMPMEICSTTKKSCRLTDGRSRQSTSAAASKMLDLNTEYAKSGFTTYCNENETEVQGTRDIVHTDGYSSAHNAITSVQSSNCQLEYVGIDIDLNVEQAYNDLPHIESGTTICLDATKLAHGGSLVVSGTQNVGWKRRNTTFEGPDYRDPLPGKPSALQQALMKFADRTSDYIINPAVGTEFDNCEEAFEYYNLYSWECGFGIRWGKKRWSERKRKRQSPETKPYQLAQDFYCSCRGHPEANVKTSSAKTNCRAMLRLHRTSDHGWIVVEHVADHNHPLSQCYGEKKQWPSHHHLDKFSKDLVRMLRENNIGITKLYSILGTFFGSMQNVPATKRCLKTVCHKINREQADDDIKKTLDLVRELRESDPGFMFSVDTDEDGRIKTLLWTNSRSRMQYEHFGDVVSFDTTFKTNLYDMPFGLFVGVNNHFQTVLLGGVLTTDEKVDTFKWVFKEFASLMGGHTPKVILTDQCRAMEVAIAEEWPDTVHRWCKWHVLKRVKECVGTKYTSNKEFRDKFHLMLNEMLTIEEFESSWAQLLKDYGLTNNAFLNQIYATRHKWVKSYFKGVFCARMTSTQRSESANMMLKNIVAPNCPLHQFIQQYMKMQYIRDEDENYEERRNKLNSKKVCTGGPLVLHAHNIYTLKVFGLFSQLKEESEFYRAMEVIPGEEYIAEHYDLSRVQRWCKGRYKVQVTDGAQNYKCECGLFEHFGLPCSHILRVLITNGMQKIPDSLIMQ